The DNA window ATCTGTAGTCGTACTACAAAGTttcttcctttaaaggcatcaccccacaaatatgaggtggtgcagatttcaagtggagtattcttacaagggatagtagattatggagagggggtgattccgtctatttctttctaattgccgtaaaaaacggttcggaagatacggcttcaggcgttttggagCACTACttcctacagggagttcgactggagcgcgccagccttgtgcggcgccgcatcttcttgGCCGTTTTtgacgacaattaggaagaaatggacggaatcactctcctctccataatctactattccttataagaatactccacctggaatccgtaccaccacagattcgtggagtgatgcctttaaatcggtGCCATTGTTCCATCGACTACAGTCGTATAGGTCTGCCTGACTGAGTGTCTATGTCCGCTTTCACCGATGACGCAACTCTAtctatagtcaggtcaaaacgaaatgaagcacggtgcaaatGCGCacgtgctcgaaacggcgcggtgagggcagcagttggaatcgaggtggaacctgcacaaactgcagcgatgggaaGTGACAATAAaggttccagtacgctccatcgcaccgcctCGAaaaaagccgcgtacgcaattgcaccgtgcttaatgtcgttttgaccccaccaTATTACCGGGCAAAGACGTGTGATTTcaaccaaataaataaataagtaattaagcttcttttttcctacgagttTGACAGGAAAATTTCTGCGAATCCGTCTTTATCGTGGGAAAttgactgttttcttttcctatccCCAAGTCACTGCTGCTCTCATATTCACAGAAGAGTAGAAGCCGGTCGCCAAGGCAGAATACGCTTGGCGACGGCTACTACTCTTCTGTTCGAAAGAATCATGGCGACGGTTTCGATGAGCTGAAGAGAACCtacttcactttcttttcgaCTTTAATGCCTGACGGTGGAAATTGTTGAGTTGAATCAATGGCCCCCATACCTTCAGGCCTGAAATCATTACTACGAACAATTTAATACAGACACAGACACTGTGTTGTTGTTcaatggaaaataaattacGGTGGCGTAATTTCTTCGTAACAATAAACACAAAAGAAACTGGCAGATTAATCACATCTAAACAATATGCTTCGAGTTTCTAGAAAGTCCTTTCTTCGTCGTCAAGAAAAGGAACTTCTAAAGTTAAAGATGGAAcaaatttctcagaaagaCACGACAAAAAACAGTGGATGTTTTTCCAGTGGGTGTCAAATCCCACACCACAATACAAAAGAACTTGTTAAGGGGAGgtatatcatgaaattgacgtaatTTGAAAACGTTATGCAAAACACCGAGTTCGGGACGTTGGAACCGGTTGGAGTTTTATGGAAGCAGTAGAGCACATATCCAagtcaataatcaataaatcaatcggTCACTTAGTTtgtcccttaaaggcagcgtaccacgaaattcAATTAGTACGGAAATCGTAAAGTTGGGgcagtagattacggaaaccacCGTGGTCCGTTCACTTTTCCCTAATCGTTCTGGAAAACCGGCGTGAGAACagcgttttttcctacgaggtaggTTAGAACGCACCCTTTTGTAAACCTACCGGTCTTCTCCCCCTCATCCTCCATTGGTTTTAGTTGAATAAGCTGTTGAGAAGACCTCAGACCTCATCGATTCTTGACTGCTCGCTAGTCGACGCGACGCGCGCACAACAATGACGCCTTTCAAACTACCTCGTAGAAACGAGCGCTGTTTCCCACGGCTTTCAGGATTGTTAAGGGAGGTTGAGGGGGTCACGTTGAATTTCGTTATTCAAATTCAAGTTCGTAACATACTTCTTAACTATATATTTTCTATCAAATTTCCACACTAACACGTGATACGATGCTTTTAAATCCTATTACGAGTAGACAAATGTCTTCGCCTCGGAAATAACAGACTACTGACTAGCAAAAATTAACCGCGTTCCAACAGAACTGATTCCATGCTACGGTCTAGTgcaaagtatcaaaaaaaaaactttcttttaaataaagaTGATATATAACtgaaaattgaagtgaattacGGACAAGtaagggaacaaaaaaatagagaaaaaaaaacaagcaaaagcTGTAAGCAAACGTTCCAGTTCACTTACATCTTCTCTTGAGGCGAAGGCTTTGAAGGTTTTGCATCGCGAGCTCCAGGTTGCAGGAACTCCTCCTCGATCCAGTTCTTTTTATCTGTCTTCGGTTTCTTCTTGCTGAACCACAGATtgttaacaattttttcttttctcacacTTCGAATTGCCACCACGTCCGCCTCCAACCCGTTCGTTCCTGGTCCCAGCACAGTCCACTAATCCCCCAGCCAtgttcacagtttttttccgcATAGTGCAAGTATGTGGTGgaatatatagtcgggtcagaacgacatgaatcacgagtgcagttgcggtgcatttgcgtacgcgctcgaaacggcgcggtggaggcagcagttggaatcgaggtgtgGCCGTCGTgagctgcagcgatggatggcgccagcaagggtttcagcACCCTCTCAGCCGCTATGCTCCactgaagcgcctcgagagaagccgcgtacgcaattgcgtacgtgcttcatgtcgttttgaccctattatacTGCGAGCCATCTGGGGCAAACGACGCAGTGTGTGTACTTGCACAGTTTTCGCTGCGCGCTGCGGCAAAGTCAAcagtcgggccaaaacgacctgaagctcggtgcacttgcgtaagctcCGGCGCTCAGACAGACGAGACACGGTAGAGGTAGTCGTTGGGGCCTAGGTAGGACTACCGCTAGCTTCGCCATAATGGTGTTAGCGAAGGTCCGCTCTCGATTCACACAGCTAAGTTCAACCACGCCGCTTCGaatgcaaccgcttacgcaaattaACCAAACTTCGGACGATTTTGACCTAGACATAGCTCGTCGCGCCGCTCTCGGTTGTTGGAAGCTGTGAAAGGCAAGGCAAGATAAAGCAGTACCGTGTGTACTAGGCTAAATTGATATGTGTTTCTCAAAATCGCGAGTCAAACCACAGCCAGATACTATAGTCGTATCAAAACCACATGTAGCggggacagttgcgtaagcggcagcggtcgaagcggcgcagtggagagAGCGGCaggaattgaggtgggaccatagtgaactgcagagatggatggcggtagcgaggattcTTACACgacgctccactgcgccgcttcgagcgcagccgcttacgcacctgtttgtgcttcatgtcggttTGACCCAAGTATATCTCATATCCGTGTAGAATGCAAGTAGAAGCATATACAGAGGACGACTGGAAGCTTGGCTACAATACTGGAAGCAGATGCGCTTGAAGAGGcgcagtggagctagcggttgccatcgaggtgggacccgcTAGCCCCATCGCGCCATTCCCAGCACAACCGCTTACACAGTTGCACCAAGCTGTAAGTAGTTTTGATCCGACGAGATGTGGCCTTAATTTCCCGTGGTCTACGTGGTCTTGTACGGATGATACGGTAATACGATACCATTATTCAATCACCTCAAAACCAACGATATCTCGGTCGCCCATCGTGCCCTCAGTTACGGAAATCACGAAAGTTTTTTCGCAGCAAACTCACTAACTCCCAGCTGCCTCCAGGACTTACCTCGCAGAAGAGGacgttttagtttttttgtgaTGTCTGTCTGCTTTAtccttcttactttttttgtgtttcactTTCGGATCTAcggattctttcttttttctgtcctttCCCTTAGTTCGTTTCCTGTCTGCAACACTTGGAAGTCCGTGAGATTTGaaactcgagaaaaaaaaaagaaaaagccaaaaaaagcaTCTATCCAACCACTTTTTCCGGactgtttttgaagtttcttatcttttttctgacttttcttaattttcttgctagttccactttttccactcttcttgccttttttgcttttcttctttctttctttaggcTGTTTTCCTAAATACAAGGACGAAGGTATGCAAAGTGATGGAATTCGATCTTCCTGTTCCAGGAACAGCCGCGACTTCAGGAAAGAACAAGTAGGTGAGTGTGGTTACcttcatgttttgctttcggCATCTTCTGATTGTTCACCTCGTTGTGCTTGGTAGGGGAAATTAATGAGAAACACTCATAATTAGCTTATATTTGAGGTCTAATTATCTCAATTGATATGGTGCTATCGTTCTGATTAAGGAGATCGATGAGGAGAgaaacaaattattatttcaacTCGACAAGGGAACCGAAAATTGCcgattcattttgtttcttgtattattatcgatttttcagTAACATATACAGGATGGGTTGGTGGAGGCAAAACTACTGCTCGTTCTGCGGGCGGAGGAGCAACAAATTCTGGTTGCGATTCTTGTCCAAAGCTGATCACGATCAATAATCCATCCGAATCTGCCGTGAGTAGATCCTCCAGGGCATATTCGAGTTCCTAGAAACAACGTAATACGTCAGCGCGTATTAAAATGGAAATCAAACACTTCATCAAGTGGATATGTGATCAGGATTAATTCCAGGTATAATCTTTGGTGATTCCCatcagttttgttttcttttattttctctacttttctACTAAGATTAGTTCTCTTAGCTGGAGTAAGTTTGTGTGGGCTGTCGTTCTCTGTATGTTAAATATTCTCCGAAAACCATACATAGTTCTTACACATTCGTTAGTACACCCCTACGCAAAAAATATTGTTCTAATCTCAAACAAATTACGGTAGATTAAGGTTGTACTTACACGCATGCGTGAGTGCTGTTTGATTGTCATCGAAGCATGATTCTCAATTACACccatctgaaagaaaaacattagcAACAACTATTTTTTCATGTAAATTCAATGAAGTTGGCAATATCATGCAGTACTACGGGAAACCTCTCTCACCTGATCAACTATGGAACCATTATTTGAGTAGTTATTATTTACGTTGTACAACAAAAAGTTGGATCTAGCAGTCGGAATTGGCTGTAAACAAGCTGAATTAATTCCAAAAAGTAGGAACtcgagattttctttttggttttgggtttttctttattcattcgGAGATTTTCATTCCTCTCATAGTGCGCAAGGTTGGGcaaggttaaaggcagcataccacgaatctgaggtggtgcggatttcaggtggagaatccgtatacggggtcgtagattatggagacgggggtagttcagctcatctctccctgcatcactgcaaacagccgcctccagaatgctgttttgtacgacgccatctattgccacgctccaccccttgcgccgcctccgccctgcgattcgtcgaaaatcaattcggactgccccgataggctgtaagggacgctatgcgtgcaagggtggtgcgctgcaatagaaggcatcgtacaaagcagcattcaggggccggctgcttacAGTGATTCAGAGagtgatgagcggaaccacccctgtctccataatctacgaccccgtatacggatgctCCACCTAAAGTCCGTACTACCCCAGATCtctggcatgctgcctttaaccataATCGgatcaaaaggacatgaagctcggtgcagttgcttaGGTGGCTGCATTCGAACCGACCTGGTGGAGCGAGCGGTtgtaatcgaggtgggaccattgtgaactgcagcgatgagttgtgctagcaagggttcccCCCGACCTTAACCCCTTcgctccaccgtaccgcttcgagcggaTCCTCTTAAGTAACTTCACCGAGCtccttgtcgttttgacacaacTGCACGTGCTGTTTTGTCGCGTTAAGGTTAGCGctaaaatcagaaaagagaTTCCAGAAACATTGTAAACAGCGTCACTTCAGCTCTATGTCATACTTTGAATGAAGGAGCATCGAGTCTTTTCCTGAAAGATTTTGTGAAAGAAACGGGTCACAGCAGAACAgtgtagtttcttttttcttctcgtcaaCATTTTGAGTAACTCTTTGCAGCAGTAGGTGTTGGATAACTCCATCTCCCTCACTTCTCAAGTATCATTTGTGTCTGCGCACGCGAACGTGGAAGAATTCCTCTTCAATAACAATAACGGGTTGCCAAGATTGTTTTCATGTGTTCACTCGAACGTTCCTACTCTTTTGTTCTATTATGATTGAATCTGACTTCTTCAGTTTTTCGACATGGAATCCAATTAGCAGTGAAATGAACCTTACTCTTCGTCTGAGGTCAAGAGCGGACAGAATTTTCATCTACGATATCTGCGTTTAGTCCAAGCGAGTACTATCCTGTGAAAACGATCTACTGCTGTGTTCGGTGggaggtgggaccttcgttAGCTCCACTCATATCTGCAGTCCGAGTGGAGTTAGCGAAATTCTCACCCTGATTGTAACCGCTCGCTCAAACGCGTCGcatcgaacgcagccgcttacgcagctgcaccgaatTTCGGATCATTTGGACCCGATCACGTGTCTTTGAGACAGTGGATCTAACGACcttccttcaaaaaagtggTCAAATTGGaagaggaaaatgtagttgagggtGGGGAGGAGGGGGTGCGGGGCACTTAGTGGAggctttatttctggacgctctttcctacatttttctcttggtaactttagcttacatgccATAGATCCTCAAAGACCAATGCTTAAGTCTCAGGGTCCcaactgatttgattatttatttcgagaaataagggcgacTTAGTGCCCTACTCCccaactatagtcgggtcaaaacgacaagaatcacgagtgtagttgtggtgcatttgcgtacgcgctcgaagcggtgcggcggaggtagcagttgggaccgtgttgggaccgtcgcgaactgcagcgatgcaTGGCGCCAGCAAGCGTTTCACCACGTCcgtagccgctacgctccaccgacggcatcgagagaagctgcgtatGCGGTTGCGtacctgcttcatgtcgttttcaccccaGCATACATTTCACCCGATTGGAAGTTGAACACAGAAGAGACGTGACCACGCTCCGTTGTCAATCTAGCGCTCGAACTGACACTCTATGCGAATGAATCCGATACGTTCACTTACCTACGCTTCAACCGGTTAAAAAGTTGTTGTATTGATACCTGTTGGGTGTAATCATCCACATACGTTGAAAATTCGCTCACATGATGCATAGGTAATGAATTCAACTGTGGAATATTTCTGACTCCTGAGAAATTGATTTAAATTGGTTTAGAATTTGTAGTTTTGCACAGTACACAGTAAGAACAcgataacaataacaataaaaatacagAAACGGCAACATTTACCAGTAAATTGTATAAATAAGTACATAATAAGTAAAGTGAATTACCAGTAAACGATGTTTTCCACTGAgtaagtaaaaagaaagaaagaaatgagctcGGAGCGAAACGCAAGAGATCCTGTACAGATTTTCTGCGGAGATGAAAAGTTTAAAGTCGAACATTAGGAATATGTACGTACGAAGGAGCTATAGAAGACAATAGCAGGCATAGAAGCAAATGAATCAGTGAACTTAGTCATATTGAATAGTTCGTGGGACGACAATACAGAACTATAGCAGCATACGAAAACGATGAATATGATGAAAATGTCTGAGAAGTAGACATTTCTAAAGGATTATATTCTCACATAGCGGTATGGAAAGGCTATCGATTGTGCTTAAGGAAACATTTCAAGTCACGTGAAACTGAAGGATCCTCATCTAGAACCTGTATCCAACATATTTGTCTTTTGGAGAGTAAATACGATGGGAATAGAACCAttggcgatttttttctcctgacgTACTACCCAATATTATTAGGTTGATTTGAAACTCACGCAAACTTGGCGCAGTGGTATTGCGGGACCTAAGCCGTGTGTTGCGGGACCTAAGCTGTGTGCTGGGACGAACATTTTCAATCGCGAAACGAGTGGATAAAAGTTTCCACTATGCGATGCATTTattcgaaaagaattttctctttttggatATGTATGATTTTTAGAACAATGTCCACAAACGAGGCTCATTTATCCGCCTGAACGCGGTTACCCCCCTGAGTAAGTGGCGCTGTACGCGGGCACAAGAGTATTCCTAGGTTACGAAAGAGTTATGATCTTATTATGTTATCTTACCctattttgatttattgacATATTGATCTATTGTTGAACACAGGCGTAGATCACAAGCAGTTATTCGAGGTACATAGATCCTGATTTCTGGTCGATGTAGCCGTCAAGTCACAACATCCTCTTGGATATTGATAATTAACAGGGATGTTTTTCGACTGAGTACAAGAGTTTGACGttcgtggaaaaaataaaagctatCCTGCACTTTCGGTGAACGGACAACCAATTAGTCAGCAATTAGTTTTAGGATCATAATTCATGCTCTTCGCTCGCTTCTCGCTTCAGCACTACTCGATTATTCCGGATATTTCCAAATGTATATTACATTGTTTCCTCCTCATGTTTTGAACCGCATCCTGTCTTGAGGAAGccttttgctaaaaaaaaatcatctctcAGGATGCCACTGAAAAGATGTTAATTCTGACCACTTGATCGGATCGTCAATTTGTTCTTATCGATTGATTCTGGTGATGAAGGTGATTCGATACAGTGCTCAATGCCAAGCCATTTAAAGCAATCGTTAGACCTATTTTCTAATCGGAGTACCGAGGGTGGTCTTCCAGAAAATAGGATCGCCAATCTTCCTTCTAAGATTTTATCATTCGTTCAGAATTTATTCCTCACCGGTTTTGAAAAGAtattttgcatctttttttaaaattaattttagatAGACAGTTATTCTGACGAATTTTGCTTATGTTTAGATGTTTTGATGCTTCACTATACGAACCTCCCAAATTATATAGAATTCCGCTGTAAACAACCCTTTCATCCACACATATTCACAATTCCACAGCTGCCCCGACTCCGTTCCAAACGAATTTCGGCTAAGCTCCTAATATAAGAtttaaattctggaaaatttccatctACTTCTTTCTGATCACCAACTGACCAAATGATTTCATCTGTGGCCTGCGAAATGTTTTCTAATAAACGAGAGAAACAACAATCAAACCAAGGTTGTTGGACCCCTGTAACACAGctatgttggttttttttaaaaaaatcaaaacttctGATGAGATTTTTCGTTGAGAGATTCTCAGAAAGACtttttgaacaaagaaaaactaagaagCATGTCTAGCCGCATGCTAATTATaagacgtgtttttttttatttcgatttttgtGTGTGAGTGTTCTCTGTTGAGGAAAGTTCTTTCATcgaattttaaaagtttccaAAGTGGATGGTACGGTAATACGCCAGGGAGAGAAGAAATTAGATTTAACAGATTAGGTTTGTACATTCGAAAGAaaccttataaaaaaaatctccctaactactctttttcctttgaaaatccttgaaaaaatattccaaattCTATTTTTGCGATAAATAACGCAATCTGGGATGCTACCACATATAATAATTACGAAAATGACAAACACGTTCACGAAATAAATGGTTAGTCGCAGTTGGTGGTgattatttcctctttttttgtttcatttttaatttatacaTCACAGGATTGGCTTTTACTCGTACGTAGTGGTGTGTGCTGAAAGAATTCATTGATGCGTGTTGAACATTCGGCAATACATCAAATGCATCAAATACGAGGTATTCAGAGGCATTCATTCCTTGTTCCTCGAACCCTCCTCCTCCGCGCATTGTAGATATGCGATTTGTGGTTACTACTTACTTACAAACATGCTATTGTCGGAGCCAGTGCTGCGaccacttttggacggttggagAACCGACCCTCGTCAGATCCTGACTTTTGACAAAGAGACTCCCTTCACCTCTTtatggttggcgaagggaGCCTCATCATTTGAGCTGCACCGCATGAGTCAGACCCCcattcacctgaggagggtccggctcctctcTCTCGCACCCTTCTCACTTACCAGAGCTGTGCTTCGTTTACATGACATAAATCATAGAAACTCACATAACATCTtaagtttttctaaaattagtttttaaaTTAAGTGGATTATTTCTGATTACTCAAAGTGGATTTCTTGGACTTATTATACGGAACGGAATTTATGCCTCTTTCTTTGACAGTACAAATAGGCAAGAAGTGTATATGGTGCAAACGATAGACAGATCGATGGTTGTTacgaaaattcctttttttcttgtgttctgCAATAAAACCCAATGCTATTGATTCgagtaaatttaaaaagaattgttATAATTAAAAACTCAATATATCCTCCTTATTCTCTCTGCGATCCctctttctcaaaaatttgcatctgcagaaatcctgaaaaaaaagtaaaaaagtagtaaaaaaaagtattacaTGGATATCCgtgttgttcttatttttccacttctttcgCAGCAGTTTTAGTcatattttgatttattcacTTTGCAAATAATGCTGCTTC is part of the Necator americanus strain Aroian chromosome V, whole genome shotgun sequence genome and encodes:
- a CDS encoding hypothetical protein (NECATOR_CHRV.G18305.T1), whose amino-acid sequence is MHHVSEFSTYVDDYTQQPIPTARSNFLLYNVNNNYSNNGSIVDQMGVIENHASMTIKQHSRMRELEYALEDLLTADSDGLLIVISFGQESQPEFVAPPPAERAVVLPPPTHPVYVTEKSIIIQETK